The proteins below come from a single Papaver somniferum cultivar HN1 chromosome 11, ASM357369v1, whole genome shotgun sequence genomic window:
- the LOC113320506 gene encoding probable adenylate kinase 1, chloroplastic isoform X2 — MAALNRLLRTRGLLSSSPFTSTACRSYSSPAAESERKFSFGGSIGNNKIPRKDPSERDVQWVFLGCPGVGKGTYASRLSNLLGVPHIATGDLVRDELSSKGPLSQKLAVIVNQGKLVSDEIIISLLSKRLEAQEAKGESGFILDGFPRTIRQAEILEGVTDIDLVVNLKLREDILVEKCLGRRICNQCAKNFNIANINVKAENGNPGIYMAPLPPPAGCESKLITRADDTEEVVKQRLRIYNELVCSSHHVTNLQ; from the exons ATGGCGGCCTTAAACCGTCTATTGAGAACCAGGGGATTATTATCATCATCACCATTTACATCTACGGCTTGTAGAAGTTATTCCTCACCAGCTGCAGAAAGTGAGCGTAAATTCTCATTTGGTGGTAGTATTGGCAATAATAAAATCCCTCGTAAAGATCCAAGTGAAAGAGATGTTCAATGGGTATTCTTAGGTTGTCCAGGTGTTGGTAAAGGCACCTATGCAAGTCGTCTCTCTAATTTGCTTGGTGTTCCTCATATAGCTACTGGTGATCTTGTTCGTGATGAACTTTCTTCCAAAGGCCCTCTTTCTCAAAAG CTTGCCGTGATTGTGAATCAGGGGAAATTGGTGTCAGATGAGATTATCATAAGCTTATTGTCAAAGAGGCTTGAAGCTCAAGAGGCCAAGGGCGAATCAGGATTCATCCTTGATGGTTTTCCACGAACCATCAGACAAGCT GAAATATTGGAGGGAGTTACCGACATTGATTTGGTGGTTAACCTAAAGCTTCGAGAAGATATATTAGTTGAGAAATGCTTGGGAAGAAGGATCTGCAACCAGTGTGCTAAAAACTTTAATATTGCGAATATTAACGTCAAGGCTGAGAATGGGAACCCTGGAATATACATGGCTCCACTTCCTCCCCCAGCTGGTTGTGAATCCAAGCTCATTACACGAGCTGATGATACTGAAGAAGTTGTAAAACAGCGGCTTCGAATATACAATGAACTGGTATGTTCATCACACCATGTCACAAATCTTCAGTAA
- the LOC113320506 gene encoding probable adenylate kinase 1, chloroplastic isoform X1, translating into MAALNRLLRTRGLLSSSPFTSTACRSYSSPAAESERKFSFGGSIGNNKIPRKDPSERDVQWVFLGCPGVGKGTYASRLSNLLGVPHIATGDLVRDELSSKGPLSQKLAVIVNQGKLVSDEIIISLLSKRLEAQEAKGESGFILDGFPRTIRQAEILEGVTDIDLVVNLKLREDILVEKCLGRRICNQCAKNFNIANINVKAENGNPGIYMAPLPPPAGCESKLITRADDTEEVVKQRLRIYNELSQPVEGFYRSRGMLMEFDLPGGIPES; encoded by the exons ATGGCGGCCTTAAACCGTCTATTGAGAACCAGGGGATTATTATCATCATCACCATTTACATCTACGGCTTGTAGAAGTTATTCCTCACCAGCTGCAGAAAGTGAGCGTAAATTCTCATTTGGTGGTAGTATTGGCAATAATAAAATCCCTCGTAAAGATCCAAGTGAAAGAGATGTTCAATGGGTATTCTTAGGTTGTCCAGGTGTTGGTAAAGGCACCTATGCAAGTCGTCTCTCTAATTTGCTTGGTGTTCCTCATATAGCTACTGGTGATCTTGTTCGTGATGAACTTTCTTCCAAAGGCCCTCTTTCTCAAAAG CTTGCCGTGATTGTGAATCAGGGGAAATTGGTGTCAGATGAGATTATCATAAGCTTATTGTCAAAGAGGCTTGAAGCTCAAGAGGCCAAGGGCGAATCAGGATTCATCCTTGATGGTTTTCCACGAACCATCAGACAAGCT GAAATATTGGAGGGAGTTACCGACATTGATTTGGTGGTTAACCTAAAGCTTCGAGAAGATATATTAGTTGAGAAATGCTTGGGAAGAAGGATCTGCAACCAGTGTGCTAAAAACTTTAATATTGCGAATATTAACGTCAAGGCTGAGAATGGGAACCCTGGAATATACATGGCTCCACTTCCTCCCCCAGCTGGTTGTGAATCCAAGCTCATTACACGAGCTGATGATACTGAAGAAGTTGTAAAACAGCGGCTTCGAATATACAATGAACTG AGTCAGCCTGTGGAAGGTTTCTACCGTAGCAGAGGGATGTTAATGGAGTTTGATCTACCCGGAGGAATCCCAGAATCATGA
- the LOC113322305 gene encoding cysteine--tRNA ligase, chloroplastic/mitochondrial-like isoform X1, with product MAVLLKCYRPVLSLNSNPVFGSKKRIALQNYLCRYTSERSFSEKLLFRKKNSSFIFHQCISSFSPPNQASISSNNSPKQDVSKSDLWIYNTMTRQKELFKPKVPGQVGMYVCGVTSYDLSHIGHARVYVSFDVLFRYLRYLEYEVCYVRNFTDVDDKIIARANELGEDPLRLSRRYCDEFHYDMEYLHCLPPTMEPYVSDHMVQIIDMIKKILDNGCAYRVDGDVYFSVEQFPNYGQLSGRKLEDNRAGERVAVDSRKKNPADFALWKSAKEGEPFWESPWGPGRPGWHIECSAMSAAYLGHTFDIHGGGMDLVFPHHENEIAQSCAACDKSNISYWMHNGFVTVDSEKMSKSLGNFFTIREVIDLYHPLALRIFLMGTHYRSPINYSEMLLESASDRAFYIYQTLHDSEALMKQQPITSLTNPIPDDTASCIDKFRNDFKNSMSDDLHTPVVLAALYDPLKYMNDLLHTRKGKKRQKRIESLSALEKEIRSVLAVLGLMPASYSEVLQQLREKALKRAALTEDDVQQKINARNSARENKEYENSDAIRKELAALGIALMDSPDGTVWRPTVPLALQE from the exons ATGGCAGTACTACTTAAGTGTTACAGACCTGTGCTTTCTTTAAATTCAAATCCAGTTTTTGGTTCAAAAAAAAGAATTGCACTTCAGAACTACCTTTGTAGATATACCAGTGAAAGATCTTTCAGCGAGAAACTTTTATTCAGAAAGAAGAACAGTAGTTTCATCTTCCACCAGTGTATCAGTTCTTTCTCTCCCCCTAATCAAGCCTCTATTAGTAGCAACAACAGTCCGAAACAAGATGTCTCCAAGTCAGACCTCTGGATATACAACACCATGACTAGACAGAAGGAGCTCTTTAAACCCAAGGTTCCTGGTCAAGTCGGGATGTACGTTTGTGGTGTCACTTCTTACGATCTCAGTCACATTGGTCATGCTCGTGTCTATGTCTCTTTTGATGTGCTTTTCAG ATATCTAAGATACTTAGAGTATGAAGTCTGTTATGTACGCAACTTCACGGACGTAGATGACAAG ATAATTGCTAGAGCAAATGAATTGGGAGAAGATCCGTTGAGATTAAGCAGACGTTACTGTGATGAATTTCATTATGATATGGAGTATCTTCACTGTCTACCTCCTACCATGGAACCGTATGTCTCGGATCACATGGTCCAAATCATTGATATGATTAAGAAG ATTCTTGATAATGGTTGTGCCTATAGAGTTGATGGGGACGTATACTTTTCTGTAGAGCAATTCCCAAACTATGGACAACTATCGGGGAGGAAACTAGAGGATAATAGAGCAGGTGAACGAGTTGCTGTTGACTCAAGAAAGAAAAATCCTGCGGACTTTGCTTTGTGGAAA TCTGCGAAAGAAGGTGAGCCGTTTTGGGAGAGTCCATGGGGCCCTGGAAGACCAGGATGGCATATCGAGTGCAGTGCGATGAGTGCTGCATATTTGGGCCATACTTTTGATATTCATGGTGGAGGGATGGACCTTGTATTCCCCCACCACGAAAATGAAATTGCTCAGAGTTGTGCTGCCTGTGACAAGAGCAATATAAGTTACTGGATGCACAATGGTTTTGTTACTGTTGATTCTGAGAAAATGTCCAAGTCACTGGGGAATTTCTTCACAATTCGGGAG GTAATAGATCTCTACCATCCACTTGCTTTGAGGATTTTCTTGATGGGGACACATTACCGATCTCCAATTAATTACTCGGAAATGCTTCTTGAAAGTGCCTCCGACCGAGCTTTCTACATATACCAG ACACTGCACGACTCTGAAGCACTCATGAAGCAACAGCCTATAACAAGCCTGACAAACCCCATTCCAGATGATACTGCAAGTTGCATTGACAAATTCCGTAACGATTTCAAGAATTCTATGTCCGATGATCTCCACACTCCTGTTGTCTTGGCTGCCCTCTACGATCCACTGAAATACATGAATGATCTCCTGCATACTCGCAAA GGAAAGAAGCGGCAAAAACGGATTGAATCACTCTCAGCTTTAGAAAAGGAAATCAGGAGTGTTTTAGCTGTTCTCGGATTGATGCCTGCAAGTTATTCGGAG GTTTTGCAGCAGTTGAGAGAAAAAGCACTAAAGAGAGCAGCATTGACAGAAGATGATGTTCAGCAAAAAATCAATGCAAGAAATTCAGCAAGGGAAAATAAAGAATATGAGAATTCGGATGCTATAAGAAAAGAATTAGCTGCTTTGGGAATTGCACTCATGGATAGCCCTGATGGAACTGTTTGGAGACCAACCGTGCCCCTCGCACTGCAAGAATAA
- the LOC113322305 gene encoding cysteine--tRNA ligase, chloroplastic/mitochondrial-like isoform X3, protein MLVSMSLLMCFSGRYLRYLEYEVCYVRNFTDVDDKIIARANELGEDPLRLSRRYCDEFHYDMEYLHCLPPTMEPYVSDHMVQIIDMIKKILDNGCAYRVDGDVYFSVEQFPNYGQLSGRKLEDNRAGERVAVDSRKKNPADFALWKSAKEGEPFWESPWGPGRPGWHIECSAMSAAYLGHTFDIHGGGMDLVFPHHENEIAQSCAACDKSNISYWMHNGFVTVDSEKMSKSLGNFFTIREVIDLYHPLALRIFLMGTHYRSPINYSEMLLESASDRAFYIYQTLHDSEALMKQQPITSLTNPIPDDTASCIDKFRNDFKNSMSDDLHTPVVLAALYDPLKYMNDLLHTRKGKKRQKRIESLSALEKEIRSVLAVLGLMPASYSEVLQQLREKALKRAALTEDDVQQKINARNSARENKEYENSDAIRKELAALGIALMDSPDGTVWRPTVPLALQE, encoded by the exons ATGCTCGTGTCTATGTCTCTTTTGATGTGCTTTTCAG GCAGATATCTAAGATACTTAGAGTATGAAGTCTGTTATGTACGCAACTTCACGGACGTAGATGACAAG ATAATTGCTAGAGCAAATGAATTGGGAGAAGATCCGTTGAGATTAAGCAGACGTTACTGTGATGAATTTCATTATGATATGGAGTATCTTCACTGTCTACCTCCTACCATGGAACCGTATGTCTCGGATCACATGGTCCAAATCATTGATATGATTAAGAAG ATTCTTGATAATGGTTGTGCCTATAGAGTTGATGGGGACGTATACTTTTCTGTAGAGCAATTCCCAAACTATGGACAACTATCGGGGAGGAAACTAGAGGATAATAGAGCAGGTGAACGAGTTGCTGTTGACTCAAGAAAGAAAAATCCTGCGGACTTTGCTTTGTGGAAA TCTGCGAAAGAAGGTGAGCCGTTTTGGGAGAGTCCATGGGGCCCTGGAAGACCAGGATGGCATATCGAGTGCAGTGCGATGAGTGCTGCATATTTGGGCCATACTTTTGATATTCATGGTGGAGGGATGGACCTTGTATTCCCCCACCACGAAAATGAAATTGCTCAGAGTTGTGCTGCCTGTGACAAGAGCAATATAAGTTACTGGATGCACAATGGTTTTGTTACTGTTGATTCTGAGAAAATGTCCAAGTCACTGGGGAATTTCTTCACAATTCGGGAG GTAATAGATCTCTACCATCCACTTGCTTTGAGGATTTTCTTGATGGGGACACATTACCGATCTCCAATTAATTACTCGGAAATGCTTCTTGAAAGTGCCTCCGACCGAGCTTTCTACATATACCAG ACACTGCACGACTCTGAAGCACTCATGAAGCAACAGCCTATAACAAGCCTGACAAACCCCATTCCAGATGATACTGCAAGTTGCATTGACAAATTCCGTAACGATTTCAAGAATTCTATGTCCGATGATCTCCACACTCCTGTTGTCTTGGCTGCCCTCTACGATCCACTGAAATACATGAATGATCTCCTGCATACTCGCAAA GGAAAGAAGCGGCAAAAACGGATTGAATCACTCTCAGCTTTAGAAAAGGAAATCAGGAGTGTTTTAGCTGTTCTCGGATTGATGCCTGCAAGTTATTCGGAG GTTTTGCAGCAGTTGAGAGAAAAAGCACTAAAGAGAGCAGCATTGACAGAAGATGATGTTCAGCAAAAAATCAATGCAAGAAATTCAGCAAGGGAAAATAAAGAATATGAGAATTCGGATGCTATAAGAAAAGAATTAGCTGCTTTGGGAATTGCACTCATGGATAGCCCTGATGGAACTGTTTGGAGACCAACCGTGCCCCTCGCACTGCAAGAATAA
- the LOC113322305 gene encoding cysteine--tRNA ligase CPS1 homolog, chloroplastic/mitochondrial-like isoform X2, with protein sequence MAVLLKCYRPVLSLNSNPVFGSKKRIALQNYLCRYTSERSFSEKLLFRKKNSSFIFHQCISSFSPPNQASISSNNSPKQDVSKSDLWIYNTMTRQKELFKPKVPGQVGMYVCGVTSYDLSHIGHARVYVSFDVLFRYLRYLEYEVCYVRNFTDVDDKIIARANELGEDPLRLSRRYCDEFHYDMEYLHCLPPTMEPYVSDHMVQIIDMIKKILDNGCAYRVDGDVYFSVEQFPNYGQLSGRKLEDNRAGERVAVDSRKKNPADFALWKSAKEGEPFWESPWGPGRPGWHIECSAMSAAYLGHTFDIHGGGMDLVFPHHENEIAQSCAACDKSNISYWMHNGFVTVDSEKMSKSLGNFFTIREVIDLYHPLALRIFLMGTHYRSPINYSEMLLESASDRAFYIYQFFKGKKRQKRIESLSALEKEIRSVLAVLGLMPASYSEVLQQLREKALKRAALTEDDVQQKINARNSARENKEYENSDAIRKELAALGIALMDSPDGTVWRPTVPLALQE encoded by the exons ATGGCAGTACTACTTAAGTGTTACAGACCTGTGCTTTCTTTAAATTCAAATCCAGTTTTTGGTTCAAAAAAAAGAATTGCACTTCAGAACTACCTTTGTAGATATACCAGTGAAAGATCTTTCAGCGAGAAACTTTTATTCAGAAAGAAGAACAGTAGTTTCATCTTCCACCAGTGTATCAGTTCTTTCTCTCCCCCTAATCAAGCCTCTATTAGTAGCAACAACAGTCCGAAACAAGATGTCTCCAAGTCAGACCTCTGGATATACAACACCATGACTAGACAGAAGGAGCTCTTTAAACCCAAGGTTCCTGGTCAAGTCGGGATGTACGTTTGTGGTGTCACTTCTTACGATCTCAGTCACATTGGTCATGCTCGTGTCTATGTCTCTTTTGATGTGCTTTTCAG ATATCTAAGATACTTAGAGTATGAAGTCTGTTATGTACGCAACTTCACGGACGTAGATGACAAG ATAATTGCTAGAGCAAATGAATTGGGAGAAGATCCGTTGAGATTAAGCAGACGTTACTGTGATGAATTTCATTATGATATGGAGTATCTTCACTGTCTACCTCCTACCATGGAACCGTATGTCTCGGATCACATGGTCCAAATCATTGATATGATTAAGAAG ATTCTTGATAATGGTTGTGCCTATAGAGTTGATGGGGACGTATACTTTTCTGTAGAGCAATTCCCAAACTATGGACAACTATCGGGGAGGAAACTAGAGGATAATAGAGCAGGTGAACGAGTTGCTGTTGACTCAAGAAAGAAAAATCCTGCGGACTTTGCTTTGTGGAAA TCTGCGAAAGAAGGTGAGCCGTTTTGGGAGAGTCCATGGGGCCCTGGAAGACCAGGATGGCATATCGAGTGCAGTGCGATGAGTGCTGCATATTTGGGCCATACTTTTGATATTCATGGTGGAGGGATGGACCTTGTATTCCCCCACCACGAAAATGAAATTGCTCAGAGTTGTGCTGCCTGTGACAAGAGCAATATAAGTTACTGGATGCACAATGGTTTTGTTACTGTTGATTCTGAGAAAATGTCCAAGTCACTGGGGAATTTCTTCACAATTCGGGAG GTAATAGATCTCTACCATCCACTTGCTTTGAGGATTTTCTTGATGGGGACACATTACCGATCTCCAATTAATTACTCGGAAATGCTTCTTGAAAGTGCCTCCGACCGAGCTTTCTACATATACCAG TTTTTCAAGGGAAAGAAGCGGCAAAAACGGATTGAATCACTCTCAGCTTTAGAAAAGGAAATCAGGAGTGTTTTAGCTGTTCTCGGATTGATGCCTGCAAGTTATTCGGAG GTTTTGCAGCAGTTGAGAGAAAAAGCACTAAAGAGAGCAGCATTGACAGAAGATGATGTTCAGCAAAAAATCAATGCAAGAAATTCAGCAAGGGAAAATAAAGAATATGAGAATTCGGATGCTATAAGAAAAGAATTAGCTGCTTTGGGAATTGCACTCATGGATAGCCCTGATGGAACTGTTTGGAGACCAACCGTGCCCCTCGCACTGCAAGAATAA